A genomic region of Saccopteryx bilineata isolate mSacBil1 chromosome 1, mSacBil1_pri_phased_curated, whole genome shotgun sequence contains the following coding sequences:
- the PDLIM2 gene encoding PDZ and LIM domain protein 2 isoform X1: MDLSSTCSLWASSPGAAPAWVLGRVVPQSGTAAFCLGMALTVDVVGPAPWGFRITGGRDFHTPIMVTKVTEQGKAEAADLRPGDIIVAINGENAQGMLHAEAQSKIRQSPSPLRLQLDRSRAASPGQTNGESSMEALATRFQGSVRTHTNSQSSLQSSCSSPASLSPRACSPFFTQHPTSPHAPAGEVVIGRSFHSLAHTPGLTAADRLSYGGHPGHRQAGLGLSGDSAVLVLPPSPGPRASSPRLSVDSERGSQLRGDDSEVFKMLQENREARAPPRQSSSFRLLQEALEAEERSGTPAFLPSSLSPQSSLPTSRALAAPPKLHTCEKCSTSIANQAVRIQEGRYRHPRCYTCADCGLNLKMRGHFWVGDELYCEKHARQRYSVPQTLNSQA, from the exons ATGGATTTGAGCAGCACTTGCAGTCTCTGGGCCTCCTCCCCAGGGGCAGCTCCAGCGTGGGTGCTGGGCAGGGTGGTGCCCCAGTCTGGCACTGCAGCTTTCTGCCTGG GTATGGCGCTGACTGTGGATGTTGTGGGGCCTGCACCCTGGGGCTTCCGAATCACTGGTGGCAGGGATTTTCACACGCCCATTATGGTGACCAAG GTAACGGAGCAGGGCAAGGCTGAGGCTGCTGACCTCCGGCCTGGCGACATTATCGTGGCCATCAATGGGGAGAATGCACAGGGCATGCTTCACGCAGAGGCCCAGAGCAAGATCCGCCAGAGCCCCTCACCCCTGCGGCTGCAGCTGGACCG GTCCCGGGCTGCCTCTCCTGGGCAGACCAACGGGGAAAGCTCCATGGAGGCGCTGGCCACACGTTTCCAG GGCTCAGTGAGGACACACACTAACAGTCAGTCCTCCCTGCAGTCCTCCTGCTCCAGCCCAGCCTCCCTCAGCCCCCGGGCATGCAGCCCCTTCTTCACCCAGCACCCCACCAGCCCACATGCCCCTGCAGGAGAGGTGGTGATTGGCCGAAG TTTCCACAGCCTGGCACACACCCCAGGACTCACAGCTGCTGACCGCCTGTCCTACGGAGGCCACCCCGGACACCGACAG GCTGGCCTCGGCCTCTCCGGCGActctgctgtgctggtgctgccGCCGTCCCCAGGCCCCCGGGCCTCTAGCCCCCGACTCAG TGTGGACTCAGAAAGGGGAAGCCAGCTCCGGGGAGACGACTCCGAAGTCTTCAAGATGCTGCAGGAGAACCGTGAGGCGCGGGCGCCCCCTCGGCAGTCCAGCTCCTTCAGACTCTTACAGGAGGCCCTGGAGGCCGAAGAGAGAA GTGGCACACCTGCCTTCCTGCCCAGCTCACTGAGCCCTCAGTCCTCCCTGCCCACTTCCAGGGCCCTGGCTGCCCCACCCAAGCTCCACACGTGTGAGAAGTGCAGCACCAGCATTGC GAACCAGGCCGTGCGCATCCAAGAGGGGCGGTACCGCCACCCACGTTGCTACACGTGTGCGGACTGTGGGCTGAACCTGAAGATGCGGGGGCACTTTTGGGTGGGGGATGAGCTGTATTGCGAGAAGCATGCCCGCCAGCGATACTCAGTGCCCCAAACCCTCAACTCCCAGGCCTGA
- the PDLIM2 gene encoding PDZ and LIM domain protein 2 isoform X4, giving the protein MALTVDVVGPAPWGFRITGGRDFHTPIMVTKVTEQGKAEAADLRPGDIIVAINGENAQGMLHAEAQSKIRQSPSPLRLQLDRSRAASPGQTNGESSMEALATRFQGSVRTHTNSQSSLQSSCSSPASLSPRACSPFFTQHPTSPHAPAGEVVIGRSFHSLAHTPGLTAADRLSYGGHPGHRQAGLGLSGDSAVLVLPPSPGPRASSPRLSVDSERGSQLRGDDSEVFKMLQENREARAPPRQSSSFRLLQEALEAEERSGTPAFLPSSLSPQSSLPTSRALAAPPKLHTCEKCSTSIANQAVRIQEGRYRHPRCYTCADCGLNLKMRGHFWVGDELYCEKHARQRYSVPQTLNSQA; this is encoded by the exons ATGGCGCTGACTGTGGATGTTGTGGGGCCTGCACCCTGGGGCTTCCGAATCACTGGTGGCAGGGATTTTCACACGCCCATTATGGTGACCAAG GTAACGGAGCAGGGCAAGGCTGAGGCTGCTGACCTCCGGCCTGGCGACATTATCGTGGCCATCAATGGGGAGAATGCACAGGGCATGCTTCACGCAGAGGCCCAGAGCAAGATCCGCCAGAGCCCCTCACCCCTGCGGCTGCAGCTGGACCG GTCCCGGGCTGCCTCTCCTGGGCAGACCAACGGGGAAAGCTCCATGGAGGCGCTGGCCACACGTTTCCAG GGCTCAGTGAGGACACACACTAACAGTCAGTCCTCCCTGCAGTCCTCCTGCTCCAGCCCAGCCTCCCTCAGCCCCCGGGCATGCAGCCCCTTCTTCACCCAGCACCCCACCAGCCCACATGCCCCTGCAGGAGAGGTGGTGATTGGCCGAAG TTTCCACAGCCTGGCACACACCCCAGGACTCACAGCTGCTGACCGCCTGTCCTACGGAGGCCACCCCGGACACCGACAG GCTGGCCTCGGCCTCTCCGGCGActctgctgtgctggtgctgccGCCGTCCCCAGGCCCCCGGGCCTCTAGCCCCCGACTCAG TGTGGACTCAGAAAGGGGAAGCCAGCTCCGGGGAGACGACTCCGAAGTCTTCAAGATGCTGCAGGAGAACCGTGAGGCGCGGGCGCCCCCTCGGCAGTCCAGCTCCTTCAGACTCTTACAGGAGGCCCTGGAGGCCGAAGAGAGAA GTGGCACACCTGCCTTCCTGCCCAGCTCACTGAGCCCTCAGTCCTCCCTGCCCACTTCCAGGGCCCTGGCTGCCCCACCCAAGCTCCACACGTGTGAGAAGTGCAGCACCAGCATTGC GAACCAGGCCGTGCGCATCCAAGAGGGGCGGTACCGCCACCCACGTTGCTACACGTGTGCGGACTGTGGGCTGAACCTGAAGATGCGGGGGCACTTTTGGGTGGGGGATGAGCTGTATTGCGAGAAGCATGCCCGCCAGCGATACTCAGTGCCCCAAACCCTCAACTCCCAGGCCTGA
- the C1H8orf58 gene encoding uncharacterized protein C8orf58 homolog: protein MALGDSSLATSLGLSQDSLDFEPVGSSEPLALPMEPSAHLGRLRASRKLEQVLERSSQPPASPASLSQHLYSLKPTRKPEFEMPLLGARGQEATKAETGLRAGLEEAEAVRGVGPEPWACLPGQGLCYLEHLCLVLEQMARLQQLHLQLKTQRLLGDPGEEEESTLASSPPPSCAPDSGVHRSWKLLSQTKDTGSKKASFPKVGVPSANPPRLSEAPAEPAHTFQSSQSHKRDLFHWNKVKVLLNRVCWKSPQHPEPPTPLDGPAPRTESRDLSERPPCRPLRKTLMPSLVGTARKSC, encoded by the exons ATGGCTCTTGGGGACAGCTCCCTGGCCACCTCATTGGGCCTTTCTCAGGACTCTCTGGACTTTGAGCCTGTAGGGAGCTCTGAGCCCCTGGCCCTGCCTATGGAGccttctgcccacctgggccggCTCCGGGCCAGCAGGAAGCTAGAGCAGGTGCTGGAGCGGTCCAGCCAGCCCCCAGCTTCTCCAGCCAGCTTGTCACAACACCTCTACTCTCTGAAACCGACAAGGAAGCCTGAGTTTGAAATGCCCCTTTTAGGAGCAAGGGGGCAAGAGGCCACAAAGGCAGAAACTGGCCtgagagcaggcctggaagaAGCAGAGGCG GTGAGGGGTGTGGGGCCtgaaccctgggcctgcctcccAGGACAGGGTCTTTGCTACCTGGAACACCTGTGCCTGGTGTTGGAGCAGATGGCAAGGCTTCAGCAGCTCCACTTGCAGCTGAAGACCCAGAGGCTCCTTGGG GAtcctggagaggaggaggagtcaaCCCTGGCCTCTTCACCTCCACCCTCTTGTGCCCCAGACAGTGGGGTGCACAGGTCATGGAAGCTGCTAAGCCAGACAAAGGATACAG GTTCCAAAAAAGCTTCATTCCCAAAGGTAGGGGTGCCCAGTGCCAACCCTCCCAGGCTGTCAGAGGCCCCAGCAGAGCCAGCTCATACCTTTCAATCCTCCCAGAGTCACAAG CGGGATCTCTTCCACTGGAACAAGGTCAAGGTCCTTCTCAATAGAGTTTGCTGGAAGAGCCCTCAACACCCTGAGCCCCCTACCCCTCTTGATGGCCCCGCTCCCAG gaCTGAGTCAAGGGACCTTTCTGAAAGACCTCCATGTCGGCCCCTCAGAAAGACCCTTATGCCATCATTAGTG GGCACTGCCAGGAAAAGCTGCTGA
- the PDLIM2 gene encoding PDZ and LIM domain protein 2 isoform X2 yields MDLSSTCSLWASSPGAAPAWVLGRVVPQSGTAAFCLGMALTVDVVGPAPWGFRITGGRDFHTPIMVTKVTEQGKAEAADLRPGDIIVAINGENAQGMLHAEAQSKIRQSPSPLRLQLDRSRAASPGQTNGESSMEALATRFQSSCSSPASLSPRACSPFFTQHPTSPHAPAGEVVIGRSFHSLAHTPGLTAADRLSYGGHPGHRQAGLGLSGDSAVLVLPPSPGPRASSPRLSVDSERGSQLRGDDSEVFKMLQENREARAPPRQSSSFRLLQEALEAEERSGTPAFLPSSLSPQSSLPTSRALAAPPKLHTCEKCSTSIANQAVRIQEGRYRHPRCYTCADCGLNLKMRGHFWVGDELYCEKHARQRYSVPQTLNSQA; encoded by the exons ATGGATTTGAGCAGCACTTGCAGTCTCTGGGCCTCCTCCCCAGGGGCAGCTCCAGCGTGGGTGCTGGGCAGGGTGGTGCCCCAGTCTGGCACTGCAGCTTTCTGCCTGG GTATGGCGCTGACTGTGGATGTTGTGGGGCCTGCACCCTGGGGCTTCCGAATCACTGGTGGCAGGGATTTTCACACGCCCATTATGGTGACCAAG GTAACGGAGCAGGGCAAGGCTGAGGCTGCTGACCTCCGGCCTGGCGACATTATCGTGGCCATCAATGGGGAGAATGCACAGGGCATGCTTCACGCAGAGGCCCAGAGCAAGATCCGCCAGAGCCCCTCACCCCTGCGGCTGCAGCTGGACCG GTCCCGGGCTGCCTCTCCTGGGCAGACCAACGGGGAAAGCTCCATGGAGGCGCTGGCCACACGTTTCCAG TCCTCCTGCTCCAGCCCAGCCTCCCTCAGCCCCCGGGCATGCAGCCCCTTCTTCACCCAGCACCCCACCAGCCCACATGCCCCTGCAGGAGAGGTGGTGATTGGCCGAAG TTTCCACAGCCTGGCACACACCCCAGGACTCACAGCTGCTGACCGCCTGTCCTACGGAGGCCACCCCGGACACCGACAG GCTGGCCTCGGCCTCTCCGGCGActctgctgtgctggtgctgccGCCGTCCCCAGGCCCCCGGGCCTCTAGCCCCCGACTCAG TGTGGACTCAGAAAGGGGAAGCCAGCTCCGGGGAGACGACTCCGAAGTCTTCAAGATGCTGCAGGAGAACCGTGAGGCGCGGGCGCCCCCTCGGCAGTCCAGCTCCTTCAGACTCTTACAGGAGGCCCTGGAGGCCGAAGAGAGAA GTGGCACACCTGCCTTCCTGCCCAGCTCACTGAGCCCTCAGTCCTCCCTGCCCACTTCCAGGGCCCTGGCTGCCCCACCCAAGCTCCACACGTGTGAGAAGTGCAGCACCAGCATTGC GAACCAGGCCGTGCGCATCCAAGAGGGGCGGTACCGCCACCCACGTTGCTACACGTGTGCGGACTGTGGGCTGAACCTGAAGATGCGGGGGCACTTTTGGGTGGGGGATGAGCTGTATTGCGAGAAGCATGCCCGCCAGCGATACTCAGTGCCCCAAACCCTCAACTCCCAGGCCTGA
- the PDLIM2 gene encoding PDZ and LIM domain protein 2 isoform X3 — protein sequence MALPRGMALTVDVVGPAPWGFRITGGRDFHTPIMVTKVTEQGKAEAADLRPGDIIVAINGENAQGMLHAEAQSKIRQSPSPLRLQLDRSRAASPGQTNGESSMEALATRFQGSVRTHTNSQSSLQSSCSSPASLSPRACSPFFTQHPTSPHAPAGEVVIGRSFHSLAHTPGLTAADRLSYGGHPGHRQAGLGLSGDSAVLVLPPSPGPRASSPRLSVDSERGSQLRGDDSEVFKMLQENREARAPPRQSSSFRLLQEALEAEERSGTPAFLPSSLSPQSSLPTSRALAAPPKLHTCEKCSTSIANQAVRIQEGRYRHPRCYTCADCGLNLKMRGHFWVGDELYCEKHARQRYSVPQTLNSQA from the exons ATGGCTCTGCCCAGAG GTATGGCGCTGACTGTGGATGTTGTGGGGCCTGCACCCTGGGGCTTCCGAATCACTGGTGGCAGGGATTTTCACACGCCCATTATGGTGACCAAG GTAACGGAGCAGGGCAAGGCTGAGGCTGCTGACCTCCGGCCTGGCGACATTATCGTGGCCATCAATGGGGAGAATGCACAGGGCATGCTTCACGCAGAGGCCCAGAGCAAGATCCGCCAGAGCCCCTCACCCCTGCGGCTGCAGCTGGACCG GTCCCGGGCTGCCTCTCCTGGGCAGACCAACGGGGAAAGCTCCATGGAGGCGCTGGCCACACGTTTCCAG GGCTCAGTGAGGACACACACTAACAGTCAGTCCTCCCTGCAGTCCTCCTGCTCCAGCCCAGCCTCCCTCAGCCCCCGGGCATGCAGCCCCTTCTTCACCCAGCACCCCACCAGCCCACATGCCCCTGCAGGAGAGGTGGTGATTGGCCGAAG TTTCCACAGCCTGGCACACACCCCAGGACTCACAGCTGCTGACCGCCTGTCCTACGGAGGCCACCCCGGACACCGACAG GCTGGCCTCGGCCTCTCCGGCGActctgctgtgctggtgctgccGCCGTCCCCAGGCCCCCGGGCCTCTAGCCCCCGACTCAG TGTGGACTCAGAAAGGGGAAGCCAGCTCCGGGGAGACGACTCCGAAGTCTTCAAGATGCTGCAGGAGAACCGTGAGGCGCGGGCGCCCCCTCGGCAGTCCAGCTCCTTCAGACTCTTACAGGAGGCCCTGGAGGCCGAAGAGAGAA GTGGCACACCTGCCTTCCTGCCCAGCTCACTGAGCCCTCAGTCCTCCCTGCCCACTTCCAGGGCCCTGGCTGCCCCACCCAAGCTCCACACGTGTGAGAAGTGCAGCACCAGCATTGC GAACCAGGCCGTGCGCATCCAAGAGGGGCGGTACCGCCACCCACGTTGCTACACGTGTGCGGACTGTGGGCTGAACCTGAAGATGCGGGGGCACTTTTGGGTGGGGGATGAGCTGTATTGCGAGAAGCATGCCCGCCAGCGATACTCAGTGCCCCAAACCCTCAACTCCCAGGCCTGA